A single window of Gossypium arboreum isolate Shixiya-1 chromosome 13, ASM2569848v2, whole genome shotgun sequence DNA harbors:
- the LOC108464879 gene encoding uncharacterized protein LOC108464879 encodes MHQNQHTNRWRVGSHAARIVESMAWLSAAVDKACGPFSPNKSTLQILAFEAAKTMSRLVALYKSLSDDELFKLRKGPMKSLGVAFLNSMDESYLLGLVCKEKLEDLGHAVVVVSRLSKQCIDDELNRFEIAYHNKKQGIIDVGNVDFNSRNVGKAIEKMEKYANATSALHGSLVALNELEVSEKKMQKPNINIDYFNEEINFQRKQVLHFRQISLWSQTFDTSVGLMARIVFVIYARICTIFGPFVPSLTCIYIPKRKALHMKVYPETSYCLLVDKEKYTEHASKSGPIMKASRTKQRARRSHSGQLCLSGSIMKASRTEPKNKSLIQSAPGNTVGAAGLALHYANIIVMAESCFHSTTSISNESRENMYEMLPISLKHALRRKLKGHLSKDVEGSDGGQGLAQGCKEALGEIIGWLAPVAHDTLRWQQERDSQQQKLDSEPTALLMQTLHFSDLEKTEAAIVEVLVGLSCIYRYEGRRERNDG; translated from the coding sequence ATGCACCAAAACCAGCATACGAACCGGTGGCGAGTAGGCTCACACGCTGCCAGGATTGTGGAGTCCATGGCGTGGCTCAGTGCAGCCGTTGATAAAGCTTGTGGCCCTTTCTCTCCCAACAAGTCCACGCTTCAAATCTTAGCCTTCGAGGCAGCGAAAACAATGTCTCGCCTTGTCGCACTTTATAAGTCTTTGTCTGATGATGAGTTGTTTAAACTCCGGAAAGGTCCCATGAAATCCCTCGGCGTTGCGTTTTTGAACTCCATGGATGAAAGCTATCTTCTTGGCCTTGTATGTAAAGAGAAACTCGAGGATCTGGGTCATGCCGTTGTCGTAGTTTCTCGTCTGAGTAAACAATGCATCGATGACGAACTCAACAGGTTTGAAATCGCTTACCACAACAAGAAACAGGGAATTATTGATGTCGGTAACGTTGATTTTAACTCCAGAAACGTTGGAAAAGCCATCGAAAAGATGGAGAAATACGCGAATGCGACATCTGCACTACACGGATCATTGGTTGCCCTCAACGAATTGGAAGTATCAGAGAAGAAAATGCAGAAACCGAATATCAACATTGATTACTTCAACGAGGAAATCAATTTCCAAAGAAAACAGGTTTTACATTTCAGACAAATTTCTCTCTGGAGCCAAACATTTGATACAAGTGTTGGGTTAATGGCTCGAATCGTCTTCGTGATTTACGCTAGAATATGCACCATTTTTGGACCATTTGTTCCAAGTCTTACATGCATCTATATTCCAAAAAGAAAAGCTTTACACATGAAGGTTTATCCAGAGACCAGTTACTGCCTCCTCGTAGATAAAGAGAAGTACACGGAACATGCCTCAAAATCAGGTCCAATCATGAAAGCTTCGAGGACCAAACAAAGAGCAAGACGTTCCCACAGTGGCCAGCTATGTCTATCAGGTTCAATCATGAAAGCTTCGAGGACCGAACCCAAAAACAAGAGTTTGATACAATCGGCTCCAGGCAACACTGTAGGAGCAGCAGGGCTTGCCCTTCATTATGCAAACATAATCGTTATGGCAGAAAGTTGTTTCCACTCAACAACAAGCATCAGCAACGAATCACGGGAGAACATGTACGAGATGTTGCCAATAAGCTTGAAACACGCTTTGAGAAGGAAGTTGAAAGGCCATTTGAGCAAGGATGTGGAGGGGAGTGATGGAGGACAAGGTTTGGCACAAGGGTGCAAAGAAGCCTTGGGGGAGATAATAGGGTGGTTGGCACCAGTGGCGCATGATACGTTGAGATGGCAGCAAGAGAGGGACTCGCAGCAACAAAAACTGGATTCGGAGCCGACAGCATTGTTGATGCAAACATTGCATTTCTCGGATTTGGAGAAAACAGAGGCGGCAATTGTGGAGGTTTTGGTAGGATTGAGTTGTATATATAGGTACGAGGGTCGACGGGAGAGGAACGATGGCTGA